A genomic stretch from Xenopus laevis strain J_2021 chromosome 6S, Xenopus_laevis_v10.1, whole genome shotgun sequence includes:
- the timm21.S gene encoding mitochondrial import inner membrane translocase subunit Tim21-like gives MGSMMLPRCLWRPVLSSYRALGSPSRSLTVLCNRNFSYLAPFLHKRTLVAPTSRSLLCAERPINTGCASLQVKDKRVSVQNRRDGAPPQTASHKVREAGRDFTYFIVVLIGIGVTGGLFYVVFEELFSSSSPSKIYGEALEKCRSHPEVIGAFGEPIKGYGETTRRGRRQHVSHMEFVKDGIKCMRLKFYIEGSEPRKQGTVHTEVKENPASGKYEFQYIFVEIDTYPRRKIIIEDNRYQS, from the exons ATGGGTTCTATGATGTTGCCTCGTTGCCTGTGGAGACCGGTCCTGAGCAGTTATAGGGCACTGGGGTCACCTTCTCGATCACTTACCGTACTCTGTAATAGAAACTTCTCTTATCTGGCGCCTTTTCTCCATAAACGGACCCTTGTTGCGCCAACAAGCCGCTCCCTTCTCTGTGCTGAGCGGCCCATAAACACGGGCTGTGCCTCGCTACAGGTGAAGGACAAGCGAGTGTCTGTGCAAAACAGACGTGATGGGGCACCTCCGCAAACCGCTTCTCATAAAG tAAGAGAAGCCGGCAGAGACTTCACATATTTTATTGTGGTACTGATTGGAATCGGCGTTACAg GTGGACTTTTCTATGTTGTTTTTGAAgaacttttttcttcttcaagtcCAAGTAAGATATATGGAGAGGCTCTTGAAAAGTGCAGATCTCATCCAGAG gtTATTGGCGCATTTGGTGAACCCATCAAAGGTTATGGAGAGACCACAAGACGCGGTAGAAGACAGCATGTCAG tcacATGGAGTTTGTAAAAGATGGAATAAagtgcatgaggctaaagttctACATAGAAGGCTCAGAACCAAGAAAGCAAGGAACCGTGCACACAGAAGTGAAAGAG AACCCAGCAAGTGGAAAATATGAATTTCAGTACATCTTTGTTGAAATTGACACTTACCCACGGAGAAAAATCAtcatagaagataacagataccaAAGTTAA